A segment of the Paraburkholderia fungorum genome:
GAGGAACCGGGCGGCCAATGGGGAATCAAGGTGATCGAGCAGCAGTTCGTTCGACCCGGAAAATAATCCTGAACTGCATTGGCTCGAAATGACCATCAACGTAAGAGCGACACTTGCGGCCGCAACGTCCGGTGCTTTGGTTGGTGCGGTCATGGTATCCACGAGAGCGGTCGCCGGTGAACTTTCGCCAGCCACGCTCGCCTTTTTGCGGTATCTGATCGGTATTGCGGTACTGGTCGGACCGACACGTCGTCTCACGTAACCAGTCTTTTTGGGTTTTGCGCTCTGTTGGGCGCCAAGCTTGTCGGCGCAGTTGCCAGTAACTTGTATCGCCCCTTTCTTCGTCGCTATCCGGCATTAACAACCTGTTCACTGGCGATGGGAGCCGCCGTTTTGTTGTTGAGCGGATATTGCTTACTAACGCGACAGCCGCTCATGCCGTCCCTCACGGGTTTGCAATGGGCCAATATTTTATTCATCGGTCTTTCAAGCGGACCAGGATATTTTTGTTGGTTGTGGGCGCTGGCAAAAATGGATGCAAGTCGCGTCGTAGCATTTCAGGCATTGGGTCCGGTTACCGCCGCGATCATTGAACTAGTGAAAGCGGGCCGCTTGCCGTCATTCGCATTGGTGACGTCGCTTGTCATGGTCACGGCCGGACTAGTTTTGGCTACGTGTCAAAAACAACGCCACGCAGACAATGACGCAACCGCGAAGTCTGCAACGCGACCGTAGGCATGACTCACCAAGGGCAAAACCAGCGCGAACGCGCAACCCTGATGGCCGCTTCTTGGCACAATCGGACACTGACAAGCGAAATGACGGATCTCCTCGCCCCTCGATTTCGACCGTCAAATCAGTGATTCGCCGGAGCATCTCGGCTTTCTGGCCATCCGCGGCACACCACTGGAGTGAACATATATCCGCCTCCGCGGACTGTTCGAATGACGGATTCGCCGCTCACGTGCGTGTCGAGCTTGCGGCGAAGGCGGCCGACCTGAACATCGATGCTTTGACCGTAGGCTTCACAGGTTGAACCGCGAGCCATATCCAGTAACTGTTCACGGCTCAGTATCCGTTGCGGATGCTCGGCAAATACAAGCAGGATATCGAACTCATTACTCGACAGGATCGTCAACGTATTGTCTGTCGATCGAAGTTCACGTTTGGCGATGTCAAATCGCCAGTCAGCGAAAAGAAAGACTGGTCTTGTTGATGTGCTTCCTGCCGTGTATTCCGCATCTCTCGTCCTGCGCAAAACAGCCTTCACTCGCGCCAATAGCTTCCTCGCGTCGAAGGGCTTGACCAGGTAGTCGTCGGCGCCAATCTCAAGCCCCATGACTCTGTCGACGTGATCGGCAACCGCGGTGAGCATGATGACAGGTATCTTCGATGTGGCGCGCAGTTGCCGGCAGAGGCTGAACGCGTCCTCGCCCTCTAGCATGACGTCGAGGATAACGAGATCGACCGGCTGGCGTTCTATTGCAGCGAACAGCGTCTCTCCGTTGATCGCCGCGCTGACCTCATGGCCGTGCTTGCGGAAAAAGGCGGTCAGCAAGGACCTGATTTCCTCTTCGACATCAACTATTAGAATGTGCGGCATAAAAGTCATTTCCCAACGCTAGCCTGGATGGTGGCTTCCCTGATTTCGTCTGCCCATCGAGATTGGGGCCGGGGCGACATATTATGTCGGGGGTGAAATAAACAGCACGTCATACGTCGATTCCTGATCGTGCTTTGGTGCTGTTGAGAGTTGATCGCTGGACTCGAGCGGATTCAGCGCAGCAAGCAGACAACCGAAAGATTATCGGCAGCCGCGAGAAGCTACTTTCCACTAAGTGAGCGGTATGCTTCGTACGCACAGTGCTTCTACTATCCGAATCCCTCGTTCGACATCGATCTGGAAAACAATAGACGACCTCCCACGCCTGATCTGCGCTTAAGCGGATCGCAATCAGCGCAGCGCGAGAAAAGAAATGGACGTGGGCGGCCGACGCTCGATCAGACGAAGATGTCGATGATACTGCCCAGCAGGCCAACCACTGGCGCTACCGCTATCGCGACAGTAACGATGTCACAAGCGACGCTTACCAATGGATCGAGTGGATCCCAATCCGATGACTGGG
Coding sequences within it:
- a CDS encoding DMT family transporter; this encodes MYRPFLRRYPALTTCSLAMGAAVLLLSGYCLLTRQPLMPSLTGLQWANILFIGLSSGPGYFCWLWALAKMDASRVVAFQALGPVTAAIIELVKAGRLPSFALVTSLVMVTAGLVLATCQKQRHADNDATAKSATRP
- a CDS encoding response regulator, whose protein sequence is MPHILIVDVEEEIRSLLTAFFRKHGHEVSAAINGETLFAAIERQPVDLVILDVMLEGEDAFSLCRQLRATSKIPVIMLTAVADHVDRVMGLEIGADDYLVKPFDARKLLARVKAVLRRTRDAEYTAGSTSTRPVFLFADWRFDIAKRELRSTDNTLTILSSNEFDILLVFAEHPQRILSREQLLDMARGSTCEAYGQSIDVQVGRLRRKLDTHVSGESVIRTVRGGGYMFTPVVCRGWPESRDAPANH